In Halobacteroides halobius DSM 5150, the genomic window CTCCATTTTCACCTTCATGTAATACTAAATCAATTGCTTGGCAATGATCTTTTACATGAAGCCAGTCCCGTACATTCTGTCCATCTCCATAAAGCGGTAATTCCTTATCATTTAAAGCATTTGTTAAGAATAATGGAATTAATTTTTCAGGAAATTGATAAGGCCCATAATTATTAGAGCAACGTGTAATATTGATTGGTAAATTAAAAGTTTCATGATAAGCTCGTACCATCATATCTGCACTTGCTTTACTAGCAGAATAAGGACTATTCGGCGCTAATGGAGTTTCTTCTGTAAAATAACCCTCTTCTCCAAGTGAACCATAAACTTCATCAGTTGAAACTTGTAAGAACTTAGATTTAACTGATTGATCATAACACTCATCTAACCAATATTTTTTTGCTATATCTAATAAAACCTGAGTTCCTCTCACATTAGTCTTAACAAAAATATCTGGATCTTCAATACTACGGTCTACATGAGATTCAGCTGCAAAATTAACTACATAATTAATATCATATTCATTAAAAATATATTCAACTAATTCTCTATTTGTAATATCCCCTTTAATGAATTTATAATTTGGATTATCTTCTGCCTGTTTTAAATTTTCTAAATTTCCTGCATAAGTTAATTTATCTAAATTAACAATCTGATAATCGTCATATTTGTTTAACATATGATAAATAAAATTACTACCAATAAATCCAGCTCCACCGGTTACTAATACGTTCATTAATTAACACCTACCTATTTTTAATCAATAATTTATAGCATATATATCAATTAAAACTTATAATTTGATTCCTTAAGAGTAGGTAACTCTTTATCCTTGTCTGAAAGCAATAAATCATCTTCTGTAAGTCCGTACTCTTTTAATGGCCAATCTATATTTATATTATTATCATTCCAAATAATTCCACCATCACACTCGGGACAATAATAATCAGTCGTCTTATACATAAATTCTGCTTCATCACTTAAAGCCAAAAATCCATGAGCAAATCCTTCTGGAATATAAAACATTTTTTTATTCTCTTCAGATAAAACAACTCCAAAATATTCTCCATAAGTATCAGAGCCTGCTCTTAAATCAACAGCTACATCATAAACTTGTCCCTTAATAGCTCTAACAAGTTTACCTTGAGGATGTTCAGTCTGAAAATGAAGTCCTCTAAGAGTTCCCTTTTTAGATTTAGAATGATTATCTTGAACAAAATCCATATCCATACCAATCTCTGCAAATTCCCTTTGATTATAACTTTCCATAAAAAATCCTCTATGATCTCCAAAAACAGTTGGTTCAATTATATATAAATCTTGTATAGGAGTCTCAATCTTTTTAAACTTAGACATTATAATTACTCCTTTCAATCATCAATAGTAAAAATAGTGAACAGTTTATTTCCTATTTCTACTCTTTAGTTGCTGCTACCTCTGATAATGTAGAATTATATTTAAACTCTCTATTCCCTTGAGCAATATCAGATAAATATTTACCATAATTAGTCTTCATCAATGGTTGAGCTAATTCTTTTAGTTGCTCAGAATTAATATAACCTAATCTATAAGCTATTTCTTCTAGACAAGCTATAAAAAGTCCTTGTCTCTTTTGAATAGCTTCTACAAATGTAGCAGCCTCTAATAATCCATCATGAGTTCCTGCATCAAACCAAGCCATACCTCGACCAAAATGTTCTACCATTAGCTGCTCTTCTTCTAAATAAAGCTTATTTATATCAGTTATCTCAAGTTCTCCTCTATCTGAAGGTTCAATTTCTTTGGCCTTCTCCACAACTGTATTATCGTAAAAATATAATCCAGGTACTGCATAACTTGATTTTGGATTATCTGGCTTTTCTTCTAAGGATAATACTTTTCCACTATCATCGAATTCTACTACACCAAAACTACTTGGATCTTTTACATAATAACCAAAGATAGTGGCTCCTTCTTCTAAAGAGGCAGCTCTTTTTAATATTTGACTAAAGTTTTGACCATAGAAGATATTATCACCAAGAATTAAAGATACATTATCATCTCCAATAAACTCTTCTCCAATTATAAAGGCATGTGCTAATCCTTTTGGTTCTTCTTGTACTTTATAAGAAATATCTAGTCCTATATGGTTTCCATCACCTAACATTTCTTTATAAACCGGTAAATGTTGTGGAGTAGAAATAATAAGTATCTCCCTTATGCCTGATAACATTAATGTTGATAATGGATAATAAATCATTGGCTTATCATAAACTGGTAAACTCTGTTTTGATAATGCTTTAGTTAATGGATATAGTCTAGTTCCAGAACCACCTGCTAA contains:
- the rfbB gene encoding dTDP-glucose 4,6-dehydratase, with product MNVLVTGGAGFIGSNFIYHMLNKYDDYQIVNLDKLTYAGNLENLKQAEDNPNYKFIKGDITNRELVEYIFNEYDINYVVNFAAESHVDRSIEDPDIFVKTNVRGTQVLLDIAKKYWLDECYDQSVKSKFLQVSTDEVYGSLGEEGYFTEETPLAPNSPYSASKASADMMVRAYHETFNLPINITRCSNNYGPYQFPEKLIPLFLTNALNDKELPLYGDGQNVRDWLHVKDHCQAIDLVLHEGENGEVYNVGGNNEKSNIEITKAILNAIDKPESLITFVEDRLGHDRRYAIDPSKIREELGWEPEYTFETGIKETIQWYLDNKEWWKKVKSGKYQEYYKKMYAKR
- the rfbC gene encoding dTDP-4-dehydrorhamnose 3,5-epimerase, translating into MSKFKKIETPIQDLYIIEPTVFGDHRGFFMESYNQREFAEIGMDMDFVQDNHSKSKKGTLRGLHFQTEHPQGKLVRAIKGQVYDVAVDLRAGSDTYGEYFGVVLSEENKKMFYIPEGFAHGFLALSDEAEFMYKTTDYYCPECDGGIIWNDNNINIDWPLKEYGLTEDDLLLSDKDKELPTLKESNYKF
- the rfbA gene encoding glucose-1-phosphate thymidylyltransferase RfbA; amino-acid sequence: MKGIILAGGSGTRLYPLTKALSKQSLPVYDKPMIYYPLSTLMLSGIREILIISTPQHLPVYKEMLGDGNHIGLDISYKVQEEPKGLAHAFIIGEEFIGDDNVSLILGDNIFYGQNFSQILKRAASLEEGATIFGYYVKDPSSFGVVEFDDSGKVLSLEEKPDNPKSSYAVPGLYFYDNTVVEKAKEIEPSDRGELEITDINKLYLEEEQLMVEHFGRGMAWFDAGTHDGLLEAATFVEAIQKRQGLFIACLEEIAYRLGYINSEQLKELAQPLMKTNYGKYLSDIAQGNREFKYNSTLSEVAATKE